From the Lathyrus oleraceus cultivar Zhongwan6 chromosome 4, CAAS_Psat_ZW6_1.0, whole genome shotgun sequence genome, one window contains:
- the LOC127136741 gene encoding uncharacterized protein LOC127136741 has product MFKKLEINIPFSETLEQMPIYAKFMKDIISKKCTTDTEHVLLTETCSDIWQGIKILVKKKYMVYVTIPCTIGYRTFKKTLIDLGASVSLMHLSVYRKLGICVVQDTRMTLQFADHSVKIPYGIVEDVLVKIDKFMFSVDFVILEMPEDGKIPLILGRPFL; this is encoded by the coding sequence ATGTTCAAGAAGCTTGAAATAAATATCCCTTTTTCCGAGACACTAGAGCAAATGCCtatatatgccaagttcatgaaagatATCATCTCCAAGAAATgcaccactgacactgaacaTGTACTTTTGACTGAAACATGCAGTGATATTTGGCAGGGTATAAAGATTCTTGTGAAAAAGAAATATATGGTCTATGTCACCATTCCATGCACTATTGGATACAGAACATTCAAGAAGACACTTATTGATTtgggagctagtgtgagtctcaTGCATTTGTCCGTCTATAGGAAGTTAGGTATTTGTGTTGTTCAggataccagaatgacacttcaatttgcaGATCACTCAGTGAAGATACCTTATGGTATAGTGGAAGATGTTTTGGTAAAAATAGACAAGTTTATGTTTTCTGTTGATTTTGTGATTCTTGAAATGCCCGAAGATGGAAAGATTCCACTTATCTTAGGAAGACCATTTCTATAG